In a genomic window of Gloeocapsopsis dulcis:
- the uraH gene encoding hydroxyisourate hydrolase translates to MAGKLTTHVLDTAHGCPAANIVVELWLVDNLSGQKTLLKTITTNNDGRTDVPLLADGELKVGIYELVFVVHDYFAKILDNLPDPPFLKRIPIQFGIADLAAHYHVPLLVSPWSYSTYRGS, encoded by the coding sequence ATGGCAGGTAAACTGACTACTCACGTTTTAGATACAGCGCATGGCTGTCCAGCTGCCAATATAGTAGTTGAACTGTGGCTTGTGGATAATCTATCTGGACAAAAAACACTGCTGAAAACTATCACAACTAACAATGATGGTCGCACCGACGTGCCTTTGTTGGCTGATGGAGAACTTAAAGTCGGTATATATGAGTTAGTTTTTGTAGTGCATGATTATTTTGCAAAAATTTTAGATAATTTACCAGATCCGCCTTTTCTAAAACGTATTCCTATTCAATTTGGTATTGCTGACCTCGCAGCACATTATCACGTTCCTTTACTAGTTTCTCCTTGGTCATACAGCACTTATCGTGGTAGCTAG
- a CDS encoding alpha-glucosidase C-terminal domain-containing protein, giving the protein MRHHDELALDRLSQSQQEEVFQAFAPNENMRIYGHGIRRRLAPMMNGDRRRIELVYSLMFSLPGTPLLRYGEEIGMGEDLSLPGRDSVRTPMQWSNAPNGGFSTAPPDALVRPAIAQGEYGYQRVNVATEQRDSNSLINWMEHLIRTRKQCPELGAGSWQILEMDEPCVFAHCCEWQDRAVIALHNLADRACTVTLKLQDDKHLIDVFGDRQYEPLSDDSDSISLEAYGYRWFRVNRIQ; this is encoded by the coding sequence GTGCGCCACCATGACGAACTAGCACTCGATCGCCTCAGTCAATCCCAACAGGAAGAAGTCTTTCAAGCTTTTGCCCCTAATGAGAATATGCGGATCTATGGGCATGGGATTCGCCGTCGCCTAGCACCAATGATGAATGGCGATCGCCGCCGGATAGAACTGGTTTATAGTTTGATGTTTAGCTTACCTGGTACGCCTTTACTGCGCTACGGCGAAGAGATTGGCATGGGTGAAGACTTATCGCTACCTGGTAGAGATAGCGTCCGTACACCGATGCAATGGAGCAATGCACCTAACGGCGGTTTCTCTACTGCTCCTCCTGATGCCCTTGTCCGACCAGCGATCGCACAAGGAGAGTACGGGTATCAGCGAGTGAATGTTGCAACCGAGCAGCGCGATTCTAACTCGTTAATCAATTGGATGGAACATCTCATCCGCACCCGCAAGCAATGCCCAGAGTTGGGCGCAGGCTCGTGGCAGATTTTAGAAATGGATGAGCCATGTGTCTTCGCCCACTGCTGTGAGTGGCAAGATCGAGCAGTTATTGCGTTGCATAACTTAGCAGATAGAGCATGTACGGTAACGCTCAAATTACAGGATGACAAACATTTGATTGATGTATTTGGCGATCGCCAGTATGAACCGCTCAGTGATGATTCTGATTCTATTTCCCTAGAAGCATATGGATATCGTTGGTTTCGGGTGAATCGGATACAGTAA